From the Hyalangium ruber genome, the window GGCTCTCGGAGAAGAGATGCTCGCCGAGTACTGCTACGGCCAGGGCGAGGCGCTCGTCTCCGGTCGGCTCAACCCGGGCAGCTTCACCATCTCGCGCGGAGACTACCGCTGGCGCCTCCTCGCCACGCCGGAGCAGGAGGAAGACGGCGCGGCGGAACTGCTCGACACGGAGCGCGTGGCCCAGCTCGGCCGGCAGGGGCTGCTTCTGGAGGAGAAGTTCGGAGGCCCTCAGGACATCGAGTGGACGATCGACGGCGACGGGCACCTCTACTTCGTCCAGGCCCGGCCCATCACCGCGCCACTTGGGGAGAAGAAGCCACCTCCCTCCGAGGAGGCTCCGGGAGCGCTCTGGTCCAACGCGAACATCAGCGAGAACTTCCCAGGCCCGGTGACGCCGCTGCTCTACTCGGTGGCGGCCGAGGGCTACCGTTGCTACTTCCGCAACCTTGCCCGAGCGTTTGGACTCTCCTCACGGCGACTCGAGCGGATGGAGTCCCCGCTGCGCCACCTCATCGGAGCGCACGGCGCGCGGCTCTACTACAACCTGACGAACATCCACGCGGTCCTGCGGGCGGCGCCCTATGGCGAGCTGCTTGCCCGGTACTTCGACCAGTTCGTGGGCGCGCCAGCGGCTCCGGATGCACCCGCGGACAAGGCCCGTGAGTCTCAGCTCTCCCGCGCGCTGGAGCTGGGAGTCATCGTCTTCAAGACGGGCCGGCTCTACCTCTCGATGGAGCAGCGGCTCCAGGAGTTCGAGCGCACCGTGGACACGTTCTGTGCCCGGGCTCACCCGAAGCGGCTCGCCGACAAGCCGCTCTCCGAGCTGCGCGAGGACCTGCGGGGCTTCCTGGACATCCGCTTCAACCGCTGGACTCACGCCTCGCTGGCGGACGCTGCCGCGATGGTCTGCTACGGAGGGCTTCAGCAGTTCCTGCGCCACGAGTTCCCCGCTCCCGAGCAGGCCGCCCTGCACAACACCCTGCTCAAGGGCCTCTCGGACCTGGCGAGCAGCGCGCCCATTGACGCGCTGTGGGCCTTGTCGCGGCGGGTCCGCCAGAGCCCTGAGCTGCGCACGCTGTTCTCGACCTGCACGGGCAGCGAGCTGCTGCAACGGGTACGCGCGGGCGCCTTCCCGGAGTTCAACGCGGCGCTCGATGACTTCTTGGAGCGCTTCGGCTTCCGAGGCTCCGGCGAGCTGATGCTCACCCAGCCCAGCTTCCAGGAGGACCCGACTGGGCTGCTGGAGATCCTCAAGGGCTATGTGGGGCTCGAAGGGCCCTCCCCGGCCGAGCGCCTGAGCACCCAGACCGCGGAGCGCGAGGCCATCACCGCGCGGATCCGCCAAGAGCTGGGTCGGCGACGCTGGGGAGGCTTCGTCCCGTTCACCGACCGGGCTCGACTGTTCGAGCACCTCCTGCGCTGGACTCAGCAGGCGGTGGGCTTCCGTGAGCGCGCGCGGATGAAGCAGGCCCTGCTCTACACGCGGCTGCGCCGGATCGCCCTCGCCATCGGGGAGCGACTGGTGAAACAGGGACACCTGCGCGCGACGGACGACATCTTCTTCCTGACCTATCCGGAGATCGACGCGCTGCTGTCGGGAACGGCGATGTTCGCGGGAGGCACGGCGGCGCTGGTGGCGCTGCGGCGCGCACACCACGAGGAGCTCAGCCGGCTGAACCCGCCGGACACCTTCACCTTGCGGGAGGGCGAGGCACTCACGGAAGCCCTCAGCGATCCTTTCGAGGACGCCGCCCAAGACGGCGGGCCGCTCACGGGGACAGGCACCTGCGGGGGCACGGTCACCGCGCGTGGCACGGTGATGCGAGACCTCTCGGACTCCCACCTGCTCACCGCGGGCGACATCCTCGTCACGCGCCAGACGGACCCAGGGTGGGCCCCCGTGTTCTTCCTCATCAAGGGCCTGGTGATGGAGCGCGGCGGCATGCTGTCGCACGGCTCCATCCTCGCGCGGGAGTTCGGCCTGCCCTCCGTCGTGGGGGTGAAGGACGCCACGCAGCGCATCCGCCAGGGCCAGACGCTCTCGGTGGACGGAGACCTGGGCCATGTCCGCGCGCTCGACTGAGGCCCTCGCCTACCTGCGCGAGCGCTACCCGCTCTCGCGCTTCCTTCCGCTGGCCATGTTCCTGGCGACGGCGGGGCATGCGGGCTCCAGCACCTGGGAGCCGCCGGGACTGGCCCGGAGCGTGCTGCTCGCACTGGGGCTTGTGCTCCAGTTCCGGCTCTGGGATGACCTCGAGAGCCTTCCCGAGGATCGCCGCGAGCACCCTGACCGCGTCCTCTGTCAGGCCCGCTCGCGCACGCCGTTCCTGGCCCTGCTGGGCATCACCGTGGCGTTCAACACCGCGCTGCTCCTGGCCTCCATTCCCGCGCTCCTCGGATACGCGGCGCTGTGCGGGGCAGCACTCTGCTGGTACCGGTGGCTGGCGCCCCGCCTGCCACACGGAGCGCTCACGGCCCATGGCGTGCTCCTCAAGTACCCCGCGCTGGTAGCGATCCTCCACGCGGCCTCGGGAGAAGGAACGCTCCCCCCGCTGGTGCCGAGCCTTGTCTACCTCTGCTTCTGCGTCCACGAGCTGCTCCACGACCGCAGGCTCCTGAGCAGCCCTGGCATGCCGAGACTGCTGCGAGCCGAGATGCTCACCCTGTGGGCCGCATCGGTGGCGCTGTGCCTGAGTTCCCCTGCCCCCAGCGTGCTCTGGGGCGCTCAGCTCGCCCTGAGTCTCGGCGCGCCCGGGCTGCTCATGGCCCTCTACCAGCGAAGCCTCGGGCGGGAGGGCGTAGGCCCGCTCGCGGATGCCGTCTTCGCCCTCTCCTTCCTGCAGACCCTGAGCTTCACCCTGAGGAGCCGTCCATGACCGCCGCCGTCCGTCCCCTGGAGCCCCCCGCCCCTTCCCTCTTCGAGCCCGTCGCCTGTTACTGCTGTGGCAGCGAGTCCCGCACGGACTTCATCACCGCGCAGGACGACCTCACCGGCAAGCCCGGCACCTTCCGCTTCGTGCGCTGCGAGGCGTGCGGGTTGGTGTACCAACACCCGCGCATCGTCGTGGAGCGCATCTCCGACTACTACGACGACGAGTACATCGCCCACCGCAAGAAGACCGACTGGGGCGTGCTCACACCGCTGTACGAGCACGTCATGGGCAAGCACGACCGAGACAAGGACCGGATCGTCAGCCGCTACGTGAAGCTCGGCACGGGCAGCGAGGTGCTCGACGTGGGATGCGCGGTGGGCACCTTCCTCCAGCGGATGCGCCAGCGCCACGGCGCCCGCGTGTGCGGCGTGGACTTCAAGGATCTCCGAGGCCACCCCTCGCTGGAGGGCGTCGACTTCCGCCATGGCCTCTTCTACGAGCAGGACCTCCAGGACGAGCGCTTCGACCTCGTCACCATGTGGCACTTCCTGGAGCACGACTACGACCCACGGCGGACGCTGAACAAGGCGCGCTCCGTGCTGAAGAAGGAGG encodes:
- a CDS encoding PEP/pyruvate-binding domain-containing protein; amino-acid sequence: MSALFRRFEEAEQVEEVGGKAHSLGRMQRLSIPVPEGFIVTNAAFQGFLSQDGLGEYIRGLHAGLRREDLPALEAASQRIQELVLTAPLPASFREQLAAWRSRWLEGEELIVRSSAVGEDSQEASFAGQLDSHLHVRTPEELERALAACWASYWSRRSLSYQLSRGVPLRGMGVVVQRLIPSRVAGVLFTRGPAGALGEEMLAEYCYGQGEALVSGRLNPGSFTISRGDYRWRLLATPEQEEDGAAELLDTERVAQLGRQGLLLEEKFGGPQDIEWTIDGDGHLYFVQARPITAPLGEKKPPPSEEAPGALWSNANISENFPGPVTPLLYSVAAEGYRCYFRNLARAFGLSSRRLERMESPLRHLIGAHGARLYYNLTNIHAVLRAAPYGELLARYFDQFVGAPAAPDAPADKARESQLSRALELGVIVFKTGRLYLSMEQRLQEFERTVDTFCARAHPKRLADKPLSELREDLRGFLDIRFNRWTHASLADAAAMVCYGGLQQFLRHEFPAPEQAALHNTLLKGLSDLASSAPIDALWALSRRVRQSPELRTLFSTCTGSELLQRVRAGAFPEFNAALDDFLERFGFRGSGELMLTQPSFQEDPTGLLEILKGYVGLEGPSPAERLSTQTAEREAITARIRQELGRRRWGGFVPFTDRARLFEHLLRWTQQAVGFRERARMKQALLYTRLRRIALAIGERLVKQGHLRATDDIFFLTYPEIDALLSGTAMFAGGTAALVALRRAHHEELSRLNPPDTFTLREGEALTEALSDPFEDAAQDGGPLTGTGTCGGTVTARGTVMRDLSDSHLLTAGDILVTRQTDPGWAPVFFLIKGLVMERGGMLSHGSILAREFGLPSVVGVKDATQRIRQGQTLSVDGDLGHVRALD
- a CDS encoding class I SAM-dependent methyltransferase, giving the protein MTAAVRPLEPPAPSLFEPVACYCCGSESRTDFITAQDDLTGKPGTFRFVRCEACGLVYQHPRIVVERISDYYDDEYIAHRKKTDWGVLTPLYEHVMGKHDRDKDRIVSRYVKLGTGSEVLDVGCAVGTFLQRMRQRHGARVCGVDFKDLRGHPSLEGVDFRHGLFYEQDLQDERFDLVTMWHFLEHDYDPRRTLNKARSVLKKEGRLVIEVPRLDSVTFKLYGDRWPGLQAPQHTALYDKQSLLRLVEDTGLKVLDYLPYGAFPAYFYLFAGAAFRLLQGKGLDLSKAIYPYFAGQLALTPVLLLEKRLNLAMQTVICERR